From a region of the Paenibacillus sp. FSL R10-2734 genome:
- a CDS encoding abortive infection family protein, with translation MIENPVDILKRVKNDLKKCAEKWEYLKNIDDTEYEKARMIIFRICNEENMDVPLVIQICLEMEEFLTYVYNRVPDQNETFIVIQETFNPFIDIVRQRSITVQFIPVEFNPPSFLTYDHIRDEIKKCDKKIHEHDYAGAITNARSLLEGVFKEIIFTITGEHPNSKNDLVKLSNDARKALNLDPSKQEIVEPLKQVITGLASTVQGLGTIRNVVSDSHSRKYEPDAHHAILVVNASKTIASFIFGTFQYQQAKGILKKETKVTGKG, from the coding sequence TTGATCGAAAATCCAGTCGATATTTTAAAGCGAGTTAAGAATGATCTGAAAAAGTGTGCCGAGAAATGGGAATATCTAAAGAACATCGACGATACAGAATATGAAAAAGCAAGAATGATAATTTTTAGGATTTGTAACGAAGAAAATATGGATGTCCCTTTGGTTATACAAATATGCTTAGAAATGGAAGAGTTTTTGACATATGTATATAATAGGGTTCCTGATCAAAACGAAACGTTCATAGTTATTCAAGAAACGTTTAACCCCTTTATAGATATCGTGAGACAAAGATCAATTACCGTTCAATTTATTCCAGTTGAATTTAATCCTCCTAGCTTTTTGACGTATGATCACATTAGAGATGAAATCAAGAAATGCGATAAGAAAATTCACGAACATGACTATGCAGGTGCTATCACTAACGCAAGAAGTTTATTAGAGGGTGTATTTAAAGAAATCATATTCACAATAACTGGTGAGCATCCTAACTCAAAAAATGATCTGGTTAAACTATCAAACGACGCTAGAAAAGCACTAAATCTTGACCCATCAAAACAAGAAATAGTTGAACCGTTAAAGCAGGTAATAACAGGACTAGCAAGTACCGTGCAAGGACTAGGAACTATACGGAATGTAGTCAGTGACTCCCATTCAAGAAAATACGAACCAGATGCACATCATGCTATTCTAGTGGTAAATGCATCTAAAACGATAGCTTCTTTTATTTTCGGAACATTTCAATATCAACAAGCAAAGGGCATCTTGAAAAAGGAAACGAAAGTAACTGGGAAAGGTTGA
- a CDS encoding restriction endonuclease — translation MARRRKKEPSLVELATQLIVICAFILAFNVTFSKYGTSLGGSWLNPVLIIVIIVLTITIALRIAYVQEKLKKANINEIDKMSGTMFERYLEQFFKRQGWQVKRTGSKGDYGADLILSSANKKVVIQAKRWKKNVGYEAIQQAYTSKDVYGCTEAWVITNSGFTEQAKDGAKRLGIKLWDRDVLIEKMSKVNAAQTLKVNDQESISGDTISNVATPITIEDDLYICARCGKPVTNKVKDYCLSNPKRFNGRIYCYDHQRNEISKSSRV, via the coding sequence TTGGCTAGAAGACGCAAAAAAGAACCCTCTTTAGTAGAACTCGCAACACAGTTGATTGTGATTTGTGCCTTTATACTAGCCTTTAATGTCACCTTCAGTAAATATGGAACATCACTAGGTGGTTCATGGCTAAACCCAGTATTAATCATTGTAATCATCGTGTTGACAATTACGATTGCCTTACGTATCGCTTATGTCCAAGAAAAATTAAAGAAGGCTAACATCAATGAAATCGACAAGATGAGCGGCACAATGTTTGAACGTTATTTGGAACAATTTTTCAAACGACAAGGATGGCAAGTAAAACGTACTGGTAGTAAAGGTGATTATGGAGCTGACCTCATCTTGTCATCAGCAAACAAAAAGGTTGTTATCCAAGCTAAACGATGGAAGAAGAATGTAGGCTACGAAGCGATACAACAAGCGTATACCAGCAAGGATGTATATGGATGTACAGAAGCTTGGGTGATAACCAATAGCGGATTTACGGAACAAGCCAAAGATGGTGCCAAACGCTTAGGGATAAAGTTGTGGGATAGAGACGTTTTGATTGAGAAAATGTCGAAGGTTAACGCAGCTCAAACGCTAAAGGTTAATGATCAAGAGTCTATAAGTGGAGATACCATTTCTAATGTTGCCACTCCTATTACTATTGAAGATGACCTCTACATTTGTGCCAGATGCGGTAAACCAGTCACGAATAAAGTTAAAGACTACTGCTTATCGAATCCAAAACGCTTTAATGGCCGAATATACTGCTACGATCATCAACGAAATGAAATCTCCAAAAGTTCAAGAGTTTAG
- a CDS encoding HNH endonuclease signature motif containing protein: MEFEEETLLDSDNNKVEIQLRDIAKKVLRYYFEQTIFFNLQQSSNPLKPPVLVTIAKKLIGDYQGYSGNVKPVKWFRSNIESVCEKEYQKAVNAIVTALKTDVSYRFLRVEGIEVEGVYQYAKKADSLFMDIANLRVLKENSLLVFDAINYRWTQMLENFNTSPRLSKKVRIIDEDQIRRKPLGKFSSYIKTENPSCECFLCGRSIDSETPAIDHVIPWSYLYSDDLWNLVFAHQSCNSSKSNVIPSEEMIQRLEARNKRLCVLMEQQGKLDKHVSELQMAIDHNLVRKFWVSCQG; this comes from the coding sequence TTGGAATTTGAAGAGGAGACTTTACTAGACTCGGATAATAATAAAGTTGAAATACAATTGAGAGATATCGCAAAAAAGGTCTTACGATACTATTTTGAACAAACAATCTTCTTTAATCTTCAGCAAAGCTCTAACCCCTTGAAGCCTCCAGTGCTTGTTACTATAGCTAAGAAGTTGATAGGCGATTATCAGGGTTATTCAGGGAACGTAAAACCTGTGAAATGGTTTAGGTCTAATATAGAATCTGTCTGCGAAAAAGAATATCAAAAGGCTGTTAACGCTATAGTCACCGCATTGAAGACTGATGTTAGTTACCGTTTCTTACGAGTCGAAGGTATAGAAGTTGAAGGTGTCTATCAATATGCTAAAAAAGCAGACAGTTTATTTATGGATATAGCTAATTTACGAGTCCTTAAAGAGAATAGTCTGCTTGTCTTTGATGCAATAAATTATCGTTGGACACAAATGTTGGAGAATTTCAATACTTCTCCAAGGCTATCTAAAAAAGTACGCATTATTGATGAGGATCAGATTAGACGTAAGCCACTTGGAAAGTTTTCATCCTATATTAAGACTGAGAATCCAAGTTGTGAATGTTTTTTATGTGGAAGGTCGATTGATAGCGAAACTCCAGCAATAGATCATGTGATCCCATGGTCATATTTATATTCGGATGATTTATGGAATTTGGTTTTTGCTCATCAATCATGCAATAGTAGTAAGTCAAACGTAATACCAAGTGAGGAAATGATACAACGATTAGAGGCTAGGAATAAGAGACTGTGTGTTTTGATGGAACAACAAGGGAAGTTAGACAAACATGTATCAGAGCTTCAGATGGCTATAGATCACAATCTTGTACGTAAGTTTTGGGTGTCTTGTCAAGGCTAA
- a CDS encoding nucleoside triphosphate pyrophosphohydrolase — MKTYNKLVRDKIPQIIEESGKVCVVKQLNDADYVDALKTKMQEELEEFLEASEEHQLEELADLVEVIYSFVRSKGATIDELEKIRQEKHDERGGFDKKIMLISVE; from the coding sequence TTGAAGACATACAATAAGCTTGTACGAGATAAGATTCCTCAGATTATTGAAGAGAGTGGTAAGGTATGCGTTGTGAAGCAGCTTAATGATGCTGATTATGTAGATGCCTTGAAAACAAAAATGCAGGAAGAATTAGAAGAGTTCTTGGAAGCATCTGAAGAACATCAACTAGAGGAACTGGCTGATCTTGTGGAGGTAATTTATAGTTTCGTGAGAAGCAAGGGAGCTACAATTGATGAATTGGAGAAGATTCGTCAAGAGAAACATGATGAGCGTGGAGGATTCGATAAGAAAATTATGCTTATTAGCGTAGAATGA
- a CDS encoding recombinase family protein, producing MKLAYVRISTKDQNAERQIKKMRELGIEERYTFIDKASGKDFNRPQYQALRLVIREGDLIYIDALDRLGRDYEGIIREWKYITREVNADIVVLENETLFDSRKFKNMGDLGRLMEDQFLSLLSYVAEQERKKTKQRQAEGIEVALSQGVKFGRPKKEINEEFIVVYNEWKSGTITAVEAMKRVEMKPNTFYRRVSDYENAK from the coding sequence ATGAAACTTGCTTATGTACGTATTTCCACAAAAGATCAGAATGCCGAGCGTCAAATTAAAAAGATGAGGGAACTAGGTATCGAAGAGCGATATACATTCATAGACAAGGCGAGTGGCAAAGATTTTAACCGACCACAATATCAAGCATTACGACTTGTGATCCGTGAAGGTGACTTAATATACATAGATGCATTGGATAGGCTTGGTAGAGATTATGAAGGAATCATACGTGAATGGAAATATATAACAAGAGAAGTTAATGCGGATATTGTGGTGCTTGAGAATGAGACGCTATTTGATAGTCGGAAATTTAAGAACATGGGTGACTTGGGACGATTAATGGAAGATCAATTTTTGAGCCTACTCAGCTATGTTGCGGAGCAGGAACGAAAAAAGACGAAACAAAGACAAGCCGAAGGAATAGAAGTTGCCTTGAGCCAAGGAGTCAAGTTTGGAAGACCAAAGAAAGAGATCAACGAAGAATTTATAGTTGTATATAACGAGTGGAAGAGTGGAACGATCACCGCTGTTGAAGCAATGAAAAGAGTAGAAATGAAACCAAATACGTTCTATAGAAGAGTAAGCGACTACGAAAATGCAAAATAA
- a CDS encoding helix-turn-helix transcriptional regulator, whose protein sequence is MPLEAVFGKVIKSIRITRNITQAQLAVDSTLERSYISELENGKYQPTLTSLFDIARGLGMNPSDIVRLVEIEFEKQNQSKR, encoded by the coding sequence TTGCCACTTGAAGCTGTTTTCGGAAAAGTTATTAAAAGTATTCGTATTACTAGGAACATTACCCAAGCTCAACTTGCTGTAGATAGCACATTAGAACGCAGCTATATTTCAGAACTTGAAAATGGGAAATACCAACCTACCTTGACTAGCTTGTTTGATATTGCCAGGGGACTAGGTATGAATCCTTCTGACATAGTGAGACTTGTGGAGATAGAATTCGAGAAACAAAATCAATCTAAACGATAA
- the hrcA gene encoding heat-inducible transcriptional repressor HrcA yields the protein MLTDRQRMILNAIVDDYISSAEPVGSRSISKRGDVGYSPATIRNEMADLEDLGYLEQPHTSAGRIPSHKGYRYYVDHLVPWNSAETAEMGTIRAFFAEKLNAMEQVIQHAAMILSNMTNYTSILLGPEVFHTSLRHFQLLPLDDTTAVAIIVTSTGQVENRTVNIPPEISVSEMEKVVNLLNSKLVNVPLYKLKTRLYSELGEEMQRHISHYEELMQVLDIALESDQEQRIYLSGATNMLTQPEFKDVDKVKSILDLLEETPTLLKMLAPTTGGTGIQVRIGTENNHEAFANCSLITATYSLDGQALGSIGILGPTRMEYARVMGILGILSRDLTAMLAHWYK from the coding sequence ATGTTAACTGATCGCCAGAGAATGATACTAAATGCAATTGTAGATGATTATATTTCATCGGCAGAACCAGTAGGATCTCGCAGCATTTCTAAACGGGGTGATGTAGGCTATAGCCCTGCAACTATTCGAAATGAAATGGCTGACCTAGAGGATTTGGGTTATCTCGAGCAGCCTCATACATCGGCAGGGAGAATACCTTCCCATAAAGGATACCGATATTATGTGGATCATCTAGTACCGTGGAATTCCGCCGAAACGGCAGAGATGGGCACGATCCGCGCTTTTTTTGCCGAGAAGCTGAATGCGATGGAGCAGGTAATCCAACATGCGGCGATGATTCTTTCCAATATGACGAATTACACTTCCATCCTCCTGGGACCGGAGGTTTTTCATACATCACTGCGTCATTTTCAGTTGTTACCACTAGATGATACAACCGCTGTAGCGATTATCGTTACAAGTACGGGTCAAGTTGAGAACCGTACGGTGAACATTCCACCGGAGATTTCCGTTTCCGAGATGGAGAAAGTGGTTAACCTACTGAATAGCAAGCTGGTCAATGTACCACTCTATAAGCTGAAGACTCGACTCTATTCCGAGCTTGGCGAGGAAATGCAGCGTCACATCTCACATTATGAAGAATTAATGCAAGTGCTGGACATTGCGCTGGAAAGTGATCAAGAGCAGCGTATCTATCTCAGTGGAGCCACGAATATGCTTACACAGCCTGAATTCAAGGATGTTGATAAGGTGAAAAGCATTCTTGATCTGCTGGAAGAGACACCTACATTGCTCAAAATGCTGGCCCCTACAACAGGTGGTACAGGTATTCAGGTGCGAATAGGAACGGAGAACAATCATGAAGCGTTCGCCAACTGCAGTCTGATTACCGCTACTTATTCTCTTGATGGGCAGGCACTGGGCAGCATAGGAATCCTTGGTCCGACACGAATGGAATACGCAAGAGTGATGGGGATCTTGGGCATTTTATCCCGAGATTTGACAGCGATGCTGGCACACTGGTATAAGTGA
- the grpE gene encoding nucleotide exchange factor GrpE: MKKKQVQDANEFKDDLINEEPEADVASEGQSFTEEEVSEGASDTGAEVKRLQDLADEYQGRALRAQADFDNFRRRTQKEKEELAQYATSKLVTELLTVLDNFERALVTTPTNPESEAFVKGVNMIFRQLDGVLKTEGLTAMETVGQPFNPEYHQAIMQVESEEYEEGIVTEEVQKGYLLKDKVLRPAMVKVSM, from the coding sequence TTGAAAAAGAAACAAGTTCAAGATGCTAATGAATTCAAAGACGATTTGATAAATGAGGAACCTGAGGCTGATGTAGCTTCGGAAGGCCAATCATTTACAGAAGAAGAAGTTAGTGAAGGTGCTTCAGACACAGGTGCGGAGGTAAAACGTCTGCAGGATCTCGCTGATGAATATCAAGGACGTGCACTGCGTGCGCAGGCTGATTTCGATAACTTCCGTCGTCGTACTCAAAAGGAGAAAGAAGAGCTGGCTCAATATGCCACTTCTAAGCTCGTGACTGAATTGCTTACAGTACTGGACAATTTCGAGCGTGCGTTAGTCACTACTCCAACTAATCCTGAATCCGAAGCTTTCGTGAAGGGTGTTAATATGATTTTCCGTCAGCTAGATGGGGTATTGAAGACTGAAGGACTAACCGCTATGGAAACAGTAGGACAGCCTTTTAATCCTGAATACCATCAGGCTATTATGCAGGTGGAGAGCGAGGAGTACGAAGAGGGTATCGTAACGGAAGAGGTCCAAAAGGGATACCTTCTGAAAGATAAGGTCCTTCGTCCTGCTATGGTCAAAGTCAGCATGTAG
- the dnaK gene encoding molecular chaperone DnaK, whose amino-acid sequence MSKVIGIDLGTTNSCVAVMEGGEAVVIPNPEGARTTPSVVGFKKDGERIVGETAKRQAITNPDRTISSVKRHMGTNYKESIDGKDYSPQEISAMILQKLKSDAEAYLGQTVTQAVITVPAYFNDSQRQATKDAGKIAGLEVLRIVNEPTAAALAYGLEKSEDQTILVYDLGGGTFDVSILELGDGFFEVKATSGDNKLGGDDFDQVVMDYLVSEFKKEQGIDLSKDKSAVQRLKDAAEKAKKELSGVLTTTISLPFITVVDGVPQHLEINLTRAKFDELTAGLVERTLGPTRQALSDAGMTPADLTRIVLVGGSTRIPAVQDAIKKLTGKDPHKGVNPDEVVALGAAVQAGVLTGDVKDVVLLDVTPLSLGIETAGGVFTKMIERNTTIPTSKSQVFSTFADNQPSVEIHVLQGERQMANGNKTLGRFMLNEIPPAPRGVPQIEVSFDIDANGIVNVSATDKGTNKSQKITITSSSGLSDAEVEQMMKDAELHAEEDRKRKELVEAKNNADQLVYSTEKVIKDLGDKADASDVEKANEAKDKVKAALETDNLEEINAATEALTEIVQQLSMKLYEQAAQAEQGAEGGAGAAEGAPKKDNVVDADYEVVDEDKNQG is encoded by the coding sequence ATGAGTAAAGTTATCGGTATTGACTTAGGAACCACGAACTCTTGCGTTGCTGTAATGGAAGGCGGCGAAGCCGTTGTAATTCCAAACCCAGAAGGCGCACGTACAACCCCTTCGGTTGTAGGCTTTAAGAAAGACGGCGAGCGTATCGTCGGTGAAACAGCTAAACGCCAAGCGATTACCAACCCTGATCGTACGATCAGCTCTGTTAAACGTCACATGGGTACGAACTACAAAGAAAGCATTGATGGTAAAGACTATTCTCCACAAGAAATTTCGGCAATGATTCTTCAAAAGCTGAAATCCGATGCAGAAGCATATCTTGGTCAAACCGTTACTCAAGCAGTTATCACAGTTCCTGCTTATTTCAATGACAGCCAGCGTCAAGCTACTAAAGATGCAGGTAAAATTGCAGGCCTGGAAGTTCTGCGTATTGTGAACGAGCCAACAGCTGCAGCTTTGGCATACGGTCTGGAGAAATCCGAAGATCAAACCATCCTTGTATATGACCTTGGTGGTGGTACGTTCGACGTATCCATCCTGGAATTGGGCGATGGCTTCTTTGAAGTTAAAGCTACAAGCGGTGACAACAAACTTGGTGGCGATGACTTTGACCAAGTCGTTATGGACTACCTGGTTTCTGAATTCAAAAAAGAGCAAGGCATTGATTTGAGCAAAGATAAATCTGCTGTTCAACGCTTAAAAGACGCTGCTGAAAAAGCGAAAAAAGAATTGTCAGGCGTTCTGACAACTACAATTTCGCTTCCGTTCATCACTGTGGTTGACGGAGTACCTCAGCACTTGGAGATCAACTTGACTCGTGCGAAATTTGATGAGCTCACTGCTGGTCTGGTAGAACGTACTTTGGGACCAACTCGTCAAGCTTTGTCTGATGCTGGTATGACGCCTGCAGACCTTACTAGAATCGTTCTAGTTGGTGGTTCTACACGTATCCCTGCCGTACAAGATGCAATCAAGAAGCTTACAGGTAAAGATCCACACAAAGGTGTGAATCCGGATGAAGTGGTAGCTCTTGGTGCTGCTGTTCAAGCGGGTGTATTGACTGGTGATGTTAAGGACGTTGTATTGCTCGACGTAACTCCGCTTTCCCTCGGTATCGAAACTGCAGGTGGCGTATTTACGAAGATGATCGAACGTAATACTACGATCCCTACAAGTAAATCCCAAGTATTCTCGACCTTTGCTGACAACCAACCTAGCGTAGAAATTCACGTGCTGCAAGGTGAGCGTCAAATGGCAAATGGTAACAAGACCCTGGGACGCTTTATGTTGAACGAGATTCCACCAGCACCACGCGGTGTACCACAAATCGAAGTTTCTTTCGATATCGATGCCAACGGTATTGTGAATGTATCTGCTACAGATAAGGGTACAAACAAGAGCCAGAAGATTACAATTACTTCTTCCAGCGGTCTGAGCGATGCTGAAGTAGAACAAATGATGAAGGATGCCGAGCTTCACGCTGAGGAAGACCGTAAGCGTAAAGAATTGGTAGAAGCTAAGAACAACGCTGACCAACTTGTGTATTCTACTGAGAAAGTAATCAAAGATCTTGGTGATAAAGCCGATGCTTCCGATGTTGAAAAAGCAAACGAAGCTAAAGATAAAGTAAAAGCAGCACTAGAAACTGACAACCTGGAAGAAATCAATGCGGCTACAGAAGCATTGACTGAAATCGTACAACAGTTGTCCATGAAGCTGTATGAACAAGCTGCTCAAGCAGAGCAAGGTGCTGAAGGTGGCGCTGGAGCTGCTGAAGGCGCTCCTAAGAAAGACAATGTAGTTGACGCTGACTATGAGGTTGTTGACGAAGATAAGAATCAAGGGTAA
- the dnaJ gene encoding molecular chaperone DnaJ, which translates to MADKRDYYEVLGLSRDASDDEVKKAYRKLARQYHPDVNKADDAEAKFKEVKEAYDVLSDGQQRARYDQYGHIDPNQGMGGFGGGGGGDFGGLGDIFDMFFGGGGRRDPNAPQRGGDLQYTMTIEFKEAVFGKETDITIPRTETCDTCYGSGAKPGTKPETCSTCHGSGQQEFVQNTPLGQMRNRRPCSHCSGTGKIIKEKCTTCSGQGKVKKQRKIHVRIPAGVDDGAQLRMTGEGEGGLRGGPAGDLYIVIRVKSHDFFVRENDDIMCEVPLTFAQAALGDEIEIPTLTEKVKLKIPAGTQTGTFFRLKGKGVPRLRGSGQGDQHVRVIVVTPSKLNEEQKDLLRQFAALNGENTHEHEQSFFDRVKRAFRGD; encoded by the coding sequence GTGGCAGATAAACGCGATTATTATGAAGTGCTTGGCCTCAGTAGAGATGCTTCAGACGACGAGGTGAAGAAAGCGTACCGGAAATTGGCGCGCCAATATCACCCAGACGTGAATAAAGCAGATGATGCTGAAGCTAAGTTTAAAGAAGTAAAAGAAGCTTACGATGTTCTTAGCGACGGACAACAGCGAGCTAGATATGACCAATATGGCCATATTGATCCTAACCAAGGTATGGGTGGCTTCGGAGGCGGCGGTGGCGGCGACTTCGGAGGACTAGGCGATATCTTTGATATGTTCTTCGGTGGCGGTGGACGTCGTGATCCTAACGCACCACAGCGTGGTGGCGATTTGCAGTATACGATGACCATTGAATTCAAGGAAGCGGTATTCGGTAAAGAAACCGATATTACGATTCCACGTACGGAAACTTGCGATACCTGCTACGGCTCCGGGGCTAAACCGGGTACTAAACCAGAGACTTGTTCCACTTGTCATGGTAGTGGTCAGCAGGAATTCGTACAGAATACACCTCTTGGACAGATGCGTAATCGTCGTCCATGTTCGCATTGCAGTGGTACAGGTAAGATTATTAAGGAAAAATGTACGACTTGTAGCGGACAGGGTAAAGTTAAGAAGCAGCGTAAGATTCATGTGCGCATCCCTGCCGGTGTCGATGACGGTGCACAGCTGCGCATGACTGGCGAAGGCGAAGGCGGCTTACGCGGCGGTCCTGCTGGAGACTTGTACATTGTGATCCGTGTCAAATCGCATGATTTCTTCGTGCGTGAGAACGATGATATTATGTGCGAGGTTCCGCTTACGTTTGCACAAGCAGCACTAGGTGATGAGATTGAAATTCCAACCTTAACGGAAAAAGTGAAGCTGAAGATTCCTGCGGGAACACAGACAGGCACATTCTTCCGCCTCAAAGGTAAAGGTGTTCCGCGCCTACGTGGATCTGGTCAAGGCGATCAGCATGTACGAGTGATTGTTGTGACACCTAGCAAGCTCAATGAAGAGCAAAAAGATTTGTTACGACAGTTCGCCGCTCTGAATGGTGAAAACACACATGAGCATGAGCAATCCTTCTTTGATCGTGTGAAGCGTGCGTTCCGCGGGGACTGA